A window of Gadus chalcogrammus isolate NIFS_2021 chromosome 16, NIFS_Gcha_1.0, whole genome shotgun sequence contains these coding sequences:
- the barx2 gene encoding homeobox protein BarH-like 2 — MHCQAELRLASLGQLKAARRRYKTFMIDEILSKETCDYFEKLSLYSACPSLIVRPKPLHSCSGPSSLRSYPLLSVITRQPPIVPAHLAQPQPPSPGRVSQHLPLLSGGSPHPHQPHIHHHRPPRGSDSSPSQTPVSISSESDTEHGGPRLKKPRRSRTIFTELQLMGLEKKFQKQKYLSTPDRLDLAQSLGLTQLQVKTWYQNRRMKWKKMVLKGGHEAPTKPKGRPKKNSIPTTEEIEAEERRVRLEQGERMRRAAGDAALACGGGEGDGDGGRGGDEAQQEPQDLSMVVVGSGLSTGPAAAAEEKDVHSLALGMQVVEHHESPLPMQPGSPLAS, encoded by the exons ATGCACTGCCAAGCCGAGTTAAGGCTCGCCTCCCTCGGGCAGCTGAAGGCGGCGAGGAGGCGCTACAAAACTTTCATGATCGACGAGATACTCTCCAAGGAAACGTGTGATTATTTTGAGAAACTTTCTCTATACTCGGCCTGTCCGTCGCTGATCGTTCGACCGAAGCCTCTCCACTCGTGTTCGG gccCGTCCTCACTGCGCTCCTACCCGCTCCTCTCCGTGATCACACGGCAGCCCCCCATCGTACCCGCCCACCtcgcccagccccagcccccgtCCCCGGGCCGGGTGTCCCAGCACCTGCCGCTGCTCTCCGGCGgcagcccccacccccatcagccacacatccaccaccaccgcccgcCGCGGGGCTCCGACTCCTCGCCCAGCCAGACGCCCGTCAGCATCAGCAGCGAGTCGGACACGGAGCACGGCGGGCCGCGCCTCAAGAAGCCGCGCCGCAGCCGCACCATCTTCACCGAGCTGCAGCTCATGGGCCTGGAGAAGAAGTTCCAGAAGCAGAAGTACCTCTCCACGCCCGACAG GTTAGACCTGGCTCAATCGCTTGGCCTCACACAGCTCCAGGTTAAGACGTGGTACCAGAACAGACGCATGAAGTGGAAGAAAATG GTGCTGAAAGGAGGTCACGAGGCCCCCACCAAGCCCAAGGGACGCCCCAAGAAGAACTCTATCCCCACCACGGAGGAGATCGAGGCGGAGGAGCGGCGCGTGAGGCTGGAGCagggggagaggatgaggagggcgGCCGGGGACGCTGCCCTGGCCTgcggtggaggggagggagacggggacggggggaggggaggagatgaggccCAGCAGGAACCTCAGGACCTGAGCATGGTGGTCGTGGGGTCAGGCCTTTCGAcggggccggcggcggcggcggaggagaaGGACGTCCACAGTCTAGCCCTCGGGATGCAGGTCGTGGAGCACCATgagtcccccctccccatgcagCCGGGCAGCCCCTTAGCAAGCTAA